GCGACGGGGCCGCCGCCGAACTCCAGGTAGCGCATCGTCCCGCTGTAGACGAACAGCAGCAGCGCCGCCGAGGCTGTCTGGATGCTCGCGGCCGCCGACGCGACGACCAGCCGCTGGCGCGAGACGGCCATGATGACGAACAGTCGCAGGGCGAAGATCGACGCCAGCGCGACCAGCAGGGCGTCGACGACGAACTCCTGGCCCAGCGGCGTCACGAACGCGACGAACGCCGCGACGGTCAGCACGCCGATGGTGATGAGCTCGCAGGCCAGCGCCAAAAGCGACGCCTGGTTGCGCGAGAGCTGGCCGCCGAGCTTGCGGTCGACGTACGGCGTGAACACGCTCGCCGCGACGGTCGGGATGCCGATGTAGAACAGCCCCTCCCAGGCGTCCTCGAAGACGAACCGGGAGTCGAAGGCCGCGACGCCGGCGATCGCCGCGATGAGCAGGGCGAAGCCGACGCTGGAGTACCAGCTGGGCGCGCGAAAGACGAACCGCGAGAGGCTCGCGAGGTTGCCCTGTGTGGTCGTCATGACTAACCTGATCCACCAATGACGGTACGATCACTTCAAACGTGGGAGTTCCGTCAGACGCCCGTCAGCGGCCAGTTCAGTCGTCGAAATGGCGATATCTCCGATCGCGATCGCGAGATCGTGAGGCGCGGTCACACGCCGTCGTCCGCGGGCGGTCACCTACTCGCAGATGTCGAGGAAGTTCTCGAAGACCTCCTCGCCGCGCTCGGTGTGGGCGACCTCGGGGTGCCACTGGACGCCGTACAGACCGCGGTCGGTGTCGCTCATCGCCTCGACGCCGCAGACGTCGCTCTCGGCGGTGCGGGCGAAGCCGTCGGGGACGCGCACGACCTCGTCGGCGTGGCTCGCCCAGACGCGCGTGCTCGGGGCGAGCGAGCCGATCAGGGGGTCGGCGTCGTCGACGATGTCGACGGTCACGTCGGCGTAGCCGCCGTAGTCGCCCTCGCCGACCTCGCCGCCGAGTTCCGTCGCGATCACCTGGTGGCCCAGGCAGATGCCCAGCACCGGGACGTCGAGGTCGAGGTAGTCGGGGCAGTTGCCGATGCGGTCGATCGAGGGGCCGCCCGAGAGGACGAGGCCGTCGGCGTCGATCTCTTCCGGTGGCGTCTCGTTGTCAACGATCTCCACGTCCACGCCCATGTCCCGGAGCGCGCGCTGCTCCAGGTGTGTGAACTGGCCGTGGTTGTCGATCACGTCGATGCGGGTCATTACGCCCCCGTAGCCCACCGGACGGTAAAAGGCGTCCGGAACGCGCAGGACTGGCCAGCGGCGGACCGCGACGACCGACGTTGTAACGAGTGGCCGCCGTCCGTCCCCGTCTCCCGGTCACCGCGCTTATGTCCGCCCCTCGCGAGCAGTCGGTAGATGCGACGCCTCCTCCGGGTCGTCCTCGGGTTCGCGCTGGCCCTGCTCGCGGTGGGTGGCTTC
The window above is part of the Halosimplex rubrum genome. Proteins encoded here:
- a CDS encoding GMP synthase subunit A, translating into MTRIDVIDNHGQFTHLEQRALRDMGVDVEIVDNETPPEEIDADGLVLSGGPSIDRIGNCPDYLDLDVPVLGICLGHQVIATELGGEVGEGDYGGYADVTVDIVDDADPLIGSLAPSTRVWASHADEVVRVPDGFARTAESDVCGVEAMSDTDRGLYGVQWHPEVAHTERGEEVFENFLDICE